The following coding sequences lie in one Serratia symbiotica genomic window:
- the yidC gene encoding Membrane protein insertase YidC yields the protein MDSQRNLFFIILLFMLFIIWQTWQADNISKQNDQSQYQISKTNNNISNSEFINNKKKFITINTDVLSLTINTYGGDIEQAKLLVYPEKLDSSLPFQLLETTPSFIYQAQSGLTGKDGIDNPINGNRPIFTTTKNIFSLKEGENELYIPLFFTNKDGVIYTKTFTLKRNNYIINVNYHINNKSTKPLELILFGQLKQTINLPKYRDTGSHNFALHTFRGAAYSSSENKYQTYSFDKNQQLNISTTNGWIAMLQQYFAVAWIPNTEGKNNFYTTNPIDNISAIGFKSTPILIPPGIQKKLNANLWIGPELQDKMSKLAKNLDLTVDYGCLWFISQPLFKLLKFIHSFIGNWGFSIIIITFIVRGIMYPLTKAQYTSMAKIRMLQPKIQEIKERINNKQLMSQEMMALYKSEKVNPLGGCLPLIIQMPIFLALYYMLMGSVELRHSPFFMWIHDLSAQDPYYILPILMGITMFFIQKMSPNTMTDPLQKKIMILMPIIFTIFFLWFPSGLVLYYIISNLVTIIQQQIIYKWLEKCGLHNKN from the coding sequence ATGGATTCGCAACGAAATCTTTTTTTTATCATTTTACTTTTCATGTTATTTATAATTTGGCAAACATGGCAAGCAGATAATATTTCAAAACAAAATGATCAATCTCAATATCAAATTTCAAAAACAAATAATAATATTTCTAATTCTGAATTTATAAATAATAAAAAAAAATTTATAACTATAAATACTGATGTACTTTCATTAACAATTAATACTTATGGTGGTGATATTGAACAAGCTAAATTATTAGTGTATCCAGAAAAATTGGATTCATCACTACCCTTTCAATTATTAGAAACTACTCCATCATTTATTTATCAAGCACAAAGTGGATTAACTGGAAAAGATGGAATAGATAATCCTATAAATGGTAATAGACCAATATTTACAACTACAAAAAATATTTTTTCTTTAAAAGAAGGAGAAAATGAACTATATATACCTTTATTTTTTACTAATAAAGATGGAGTTATTTATACAAAAACTTTTACTTTAAAACGTAATAATTATATTATAAATGTTAATTATCATATAAATAATAAAAGTACTAAACCATTAGAATTAATCTTATTTGGTCAATTAAAACAAACTATCAACTTACCTAAATATCGTGATACTGGAAGCCATAACTTTGCTCTTCATACTTTTCGTGGTGCAGCATACTCTTCTAGTGAAAATAAATATCAAACTTATTCATTTGATAAAAATCAACAATTAAATATTTCTACTACAAATGGTTGGATTGCTATGTTACAACAATATTTTGCTGTAGCTTGGATACCAAACACTGAAGGAAAAAATAATTTTTATACTACTAATCCTATAGATAACATATCTGCTATTGGATTCAAATCAACACCAATATTAATACCACCAGGTATACAAAAAAAATTAAATGCTAATCTTTGGATTGGTCCAGAATTGCAAGATAAAATGTCTAAATTAGCTAAAAATCTTGATTTAACTGTAGATTATGGTTGTCTTTGGTTTATCTCTCAACCATTATTTAAATTATTAAAATTTATTCATAGTTTTATTGGAAACTGGGGTTTTTCTATAATTATTATTACTTTTATTGTTCGAGGAATTATGTATCCATTAACTAAAGCACAATATACCTCAATGGCAAAAATACGTATGTTACAACCAAAAATTCAGGAAATAAAAGAACGTATTAATAATAAACAATTAATGAGTCAAGAAATGATGGCATTATATAAATCAGAAAAAGTTAATCCATTAGGTGGATGCTTACCTTTAATTATTCAAATGCCAATTTTTTTAGCATTATATTATATGTTAATGGGTTCTGTTGAATTACGTCATTCACCATTTTTTATGTGGATACATGATTTATCAGCTCAAGATCCATATTATATTTTACCAATATTAATGGGTATTACAATGTTTTTTATACAAAAAATGTCACCCAATACAATGACTGATCCTCTACAAAAAAAAATTATGATATTAATGCCAATAATTTTCACTATATTTTTTTTATGGTTTCCATCTGGTTTAGTGCTATACTATATTATTAGTAATTTAGTTACTATTATTCAACAACAAATAATTTATAAATGGTTAGAAAAATGTGGTTTACATAACAAAAATTAA
- the rpoH gene encoding RNA polymerase sigma factor RpoH, whose product MTKEMKVLSLVSQGNLESYIRIANTYPMLTVEEERDLAEKLHFQGDLVAAKQLILAHLRFVAHIARNYSGYGLPQADLIQEGNIGLMKAVRRFNPEVGVRLVSFAVHWIKAEIHEYVLRNWRIVKVATTKAQRKLFFNLRKTKKRFGWFNKEEVALVARELGVTSKDVQEMESRMAAQDMTFDLTTDNENRDGQALAPILYLQDRSSDFAEDIEEDNWINNAAEKLIYAIESLDIRSKHIIRSRWLDDENKSTLQELANQYHITAERVRQLEKNAMKKLKIMIES is encoded by the coding sequence ATGACTAAAGAAATGAAAGTTTTATCTTTAGTATCTCAAGGTAACTTAGAATCTTATATTCGTATTGCTAATACATATCCTATGTTAACAGTAGAAGAAGAACGGGATTTAGCTGAAAAATTACATTTTCAAGGTGATTTAGTTGCAGCAAAACAACTTATTTTAGCACATTTACGATTTGTAGCTCATATTGCTCGTAATTATTCGGGATATGGTTTACCTCAAGCAGATTTAATTCAAGAAGGTAATATTGGATTAATGAAAGCTGTACGTCGTTTTAATCCAGAAGTTGGTGTACGTCTTGTATCTTTTGCAGTACATTGGATTAAAGCAGAAATTCATGAATATGTTTTACGAAATTGGCGTATTGTAAAAGTTGCTACTACTAAAGCACAAAGAAAATTATTTTTTAATTTACGTAAAACAAAAAAAAGATTTGGTTGGTTTAATAAAGAAGAGGTAGCATTAGTAGCTCGTGAGTTAGGGGTAACTAGTAAAGATGTTCAAGAAATGGAATCTCGTATGGCCGCACAGGATATGACATTTGATTTAACTACAGATAATGAAAATCGTGATGGACAGGCATTAGCACCTATTTTATATTTACAAGATAGAAGTTCTGATTTTGCTGAAGATATTGAAGAGGATAATTGGATAAATAATGCAGCAGAAAAATTAATTTATGCAATTGAAAGTTTAGATATACGTAGTAAACATATTATTCGTTCTCGGTGGTTAGATGATGAAAATAAATCAACATTACAAGAATTAGCTAATCAATATCATATTACTGCTGAACGTGTACGTCAACTTGAAAAGAATGCTATGAAAAAATTAAAAATTATGATTGAATCATAA
- the ftsY gene encoding Signal recognition particle receptor FtsY yields the protein MEKNKQHNFFSWFNLEKKNKKEKNIENKVINKSVNLVTNKISNSILSIDENNKKNNNLFNKKNTLNIKNINKSIEKLNDASKYKNDIGKMTSKKIVNFDSKKIFFSSIKKSLKLSTFTSILNPKNIKKDSLLTRLKNSLIKTKKNIGFSFWYFFRGKNIDTDLFQKLEEKLLISDIGIETTHKIITTLVKYATKKQLKNAELLYDKLKIEMANILNVSSKPLCISNKNPYIILIVGVNGVGKTTTIGKMAHYFQKEGKSVILAAGDTFRPTAIEQLQIWGDRNKISVISQHTGSDSASVIFDAIITAKKRNVDILIADTAGRLQNKIHLMEELKKIVRVIKKIDIQAPHEIMLILDATTGQNSISQAKTFHEAIGLTGITLTKLDGTAKGGIIFAISDQLGIPIRYISIGEQIEDLRLFQSNIFIEALFS from the coding sequence ATGGAAAAAAATAAACAACATAATTTTTTTTCTTGGTTTAATTTAGAAAAAAAAAATAAAAAAGAAAAAAATATAGAAAATAAAGTTATTAATAAATCAGTGAATTTAGTTACTAATAAAATTTCTAATTCTATTTTATCTATAGATGAAAATAATAAAAAAAATAATAATTTATTTAATAAAAAAAATACATTAAATATTAAAAATATAAATAAATCTATAGAAAAATTAAATGATGCTTCTAAATATAAAAATGATATTGGTAAAATGACATCAAAAAAAATAGTTAATTTTGATTCAAAAAAAATATTTTTTTCTTCAATCAAAAAATCTTTAAAATTATCTACATTTACTTCTATTTTGAATCCAAAAAATATTAAAAAAGATAGTTTATTAACTAGATTAAAAAACAGTCTTATAAAAACTAAAAAAAATATTGGATTTAGTTTTTGGTATTTTTTTCGAGGTAAAAATATTGATACTGATTTATTTCAAAAATTAGAAGAAAAACTTCTTATTTCTGATATTGGAATAGAAACTACACATAAAATTATAACCACTTTAGTTAAGTATGCTACTAAAAAACAATTAAAAAATGCTGAATTATTATATGATAAATTAAAAATAGAAATGGCTAACATTTTAAATGTTTCTAGTAAACCATTATGTATTAGTAATAAAAATCCATATATTATTTTAATAGTTGGTGTTAATGGTGTTGGAAAAACTACTACGATTGGTAAAATGGCGCATTATTTTCAAAAAGAAGGTAAATCAGTAATATTAGCAGCAGGTGATACTTTTCGTCCAACAGCAATAGAACAACTACAGATATGGGGAGATCGTAATAAAATTTCAGTAATTTCACAGCATACTGGTTCAGATTCAGCATCAGTTATTTTCGATGCAATAATAACTGCTAAAAAACGTAATGTTGATATATTAATTGCTGATACTGCAGGTAGATTACAAAACAAGATACATTTAATGGAAGAATTAAAAAAAATTGTTCGTGTTATAAAAAAAATAGATATTCAAGCTCCACATGAAATTATGTTAATACTTGATGCAACTACAGGACAAAATTCTATTAGTCAAGCAAAAACATTTCATGAAGCTATAGGATTAACTGGAATAACATTAACTAAATTAGATGGTACTGCTAAAGGCGGTATAATTTTTGCTATATCTGATCAATTAGGTATTCCTATCCGTTATATTAGTATAGGAGAACAAATAGAAGATTTACGATTATTTCAATCTAATATTTTTATTGAAGCATTATTTTCATAA
- the era gene encoding GTPase Era: MNEVKKYCGFIAIIGRSNVGKSTLLNKLIGHKISITSHKKQTTNYNIIGINTENFYQAIYIDTPGFIIKNKYVNSNIINNIINNLIKYVNLIIFVVEGTYWMFDDKILLQKLNNITCPVLLVINKIDHINNKSQLLPHISFLSKKMNFLNIIPISAKKEEGINIIINIVKKCLPQSKHYFSNNFITDQSHIFIASEIIREKFLRFVGGEIPYHIQVNIEKFMLNKFNEYKIDAIILVKRKSQKKIIIGNNGNKLKIIGVTARQDMEKIFCNKVHLKLWIKVKFN; this comes from the coding sequence ATGAATGAAGTTAAAAAATATTGTGGTTTTATTGCAATAATTGGTCGTTCTAACGTAGGTAAATCTACATTATTAAATAAATTAATTGGTCATAAAATTTCTATTACTTCACATAAAAAACAAACTACTAATTATAATATTATAGGTATAAATACTGAAAATTTTTATCAAGCTATTTATATTGATACTCCTGGTTTTATAATTAAAAATAAGTATGTTAATAGTAATATAATAAATAATATAATTAATAATTTAATTAAATATGTAAATTTAATAATTTTTGTAGTAGAAGGTACTTATTGGATGTTTGATGATAAAATATTACTTCAAAAATTAAATAATATAACATGTCCAGTATTATTAGTAATTAATAAAATTGATCATATTAATAATAAATCTCAATTATTACCGCATATTTCTTTTTTAAGTAAAAAAATGAATTTTTTAAATATTATTCCAATTTCTGCTAAAAAAGAAGAAGGAATAAACATTATTATTAATATTGTAAAAAAATGTTTACCTCAATCAAAACATTATTTTTCAAATAATTTTATTACAGATCAATCTCATATTTTTATAGCATCGGAGATTATACGTGAAAAATTTTTACGTTTTGTAGGAGGAGAAATACCATATCATATTCAAGTAAATATTGAAAAATTTATGTTAAATAAATTTAATGAATATAAAATAGACGCTATTATTTTAGTAAAACGTAAAAGTCAAAAAAAAATTATTATTGGTAATAATGGAAATAAATTAAAAATTATTGGAGTAACAGCACGTCAAGATATGGAAAAAATATTTTGTAATAAAGTACATTTAAAACTTTGGATAAAAGTAAAATTTAATTAA
- the rnc gene encoding Ribonuclease 3, whose protein sequence is MNSIVINRLQRKLGYTFQQQELLLLALTHRSASNKHNERLEFLGDSILSFVIANALYYRFPRIDEGDMSRMRATLVRGYTLAEIAREFDLGTSLRLGPGELKSGGFRRDSILADTVEALIGSIFLDSNIQCVEHLILNWYYNRLNEISPGEKQKDPKTRLQEFLQGRHLPLPSYLVVQVCGEAHDQEFTIHCQVSSLNEPVIGIGSNRRKAEQAAAEQTLKKLEIE, encoded by the coding sequence ATGAATTCTATAGTAATAAATAGATTACAACGAAAGTTAGGTTATACATTTCAACAGCAAGAATTATTATTACTTGCTTTAACTCATCGTAGTGCTAGTAATAAACATAATGAACGTCTTGAATTTCTTGGTGATTCAATTCTTAGTTTTGTTATTGCTAATGCGTTATATTATCGATTTCCTCGAATAGATGAAGGTGATATGAGTCGTATGCGTGCTACTCTTGTACGTGGATATACTCTTGCTGAAATAGCTAGAGAATTTGATTTAGGTACTAGTTTACGACTTGGACCAGGTGAATTAAAAAGTGGTGGTTTTCGTCGTGATTCAATTTTAGCAGATACAGTAGAGGCATTAATTGGAAGTATATTTTTAGATAGTAATATTCAATGTGTTGAACATTTAATTTTAAATTGGTATTATAACAGATTAAATGAAATTTCTCCAGGTGAAAAACAAAAAGATCCTAAAACTCGTTTACAAGAATTTTTACAAGGTCGTCATTTACCCTTACCATCTTATTTAGTAGTGCAAGTTTGTGGTGAAGCGCATGATCAAGAATTCACTATACATTGTCAAGTAAGTAGTTTAAATGAACCTGTGATAGGTATTGGATCAAATCGTCGTAAAGCTGAACAAGCAGCAGCAGAACAAACATTAAAAAAATTGGAAATTGAATGA
- the lepB gene encoding Signal peptidase I, translated as MANIFILILASMTLVTGIIWCFDKLKLIMSYRKKNSKLDTKNDKILCNKKNINIVKSKFNWLETSSSIFPVLLFVFIVRSFIYEPFQIPSSSMMPTLLIGDFILVEKYTYGIKNPLTQTTLINTGHPNHGDIAVFKYPLNPELNYIKRIIGLPGDHIIYNFVNKQVIVKPICKNNSLCNKKSIIIYDKIHPSNFVQAFVHNNVDEISNYFYKIPLNNHIPKNSIRLYESKEKNENIKYSTLIIPGTQDQILAYYKQTGKSLAEWVVPEGYYFMMGDNRDNSSDSRYWGFVPEKNLVGKAIAIWMSFEKQENKWPTGLRLNRIGFIY; from the coding sequence ATGGCTAATATATTTATTCTTATCTTAGCATCAATGACATTAGTTACTGGAATTATTTGGTGTTTTGATAAATTAAAATTAATAATGTCTTATCGAAAAAAAAATTCTAAATTAGATACAAAAAATGATAAGATTTTATGTAATAAAAAAAATATTAATATAGTAAAAAGTAAGTTTAATTGGTTGGAAACTAGTTCATCTATTTTTCCTGTATTATTATTTGTATTTATAGTACGATCATTTATTTATGAACCTTTTCAAATTCCATCTAGTTCAATGATGCCAACATTATTAATTGGTGATTTTATTTTAGTAGAGAAATATACTTATGGAATAAAAAATCCTCTTACTCAAACTACTTTAATTAATACTGGTCATCCAAATCATGGTGATATTGCAGTATTTAAATATCCATTAAATCCAGAATTAAATTATATAAAACGTATTATTGGTTTACCAGGTGATCATATTATTTATAATTTTGTTAATAAACAAGTTATAGTAAAACCTATTTGTAAGAATAATTCTTTGTGTAATAAAAAATCAATAATAATATATGATAAAATACATCCAAGTAATTTTGTACAAGCATTTGTACATAATAATGTTGATGAAATTAGTAATTATTTTTATAAAATTCCATTAAATAATCATATACCAAAAAATAGTATTCGTTTATATGAATCTAAAGAAAAAAATGAAAATATAAAATATTCTACTTTAATTATACCAGGTACACAAGATCAAATATTAGCTTATTATAAACAAACTGGAAAATCTTTAGCAGAATGGGTAGTTCCAGAAGGTTATTATTTTATGATGGGTGATAATCGTGATAATAGTTCTGATAGTCGATATTGGGGTTTTGTACCAGAAAAAAATTTAGTAGGTAAAGCTATAGCTATTTGGATGAGCTTTGAAAAACAAGAAAATAAATGGCCTACTGGATTAAGATTAAATCGAATAGGTTTTATTTATTAA
- the lepA gene encoding Elongation factor 4, producing the protein MKYIRNFSIIAHVDHGKSTLSDRIIQICGGLTEREMSTQVLDSMELERERGITIKAQSVTLNYQALNGHIYQLNFIDTPGHVDFSYEVSRSLAACEGVLLLIDATQGIEAQTLSNYYLALDMNLRIIPILNKIDLSTADPDRVSKEIKNVMNIENNHIIRCSAKTGVGVSEVLECLICNILPPTGDPKASLQALIIDSWFDKYLGVVSLVCIKNGTLCKGDKVKVMSTNQIYNVDYLGLFTPKRINCNRLNCGQVGWLICGIKDIFGAPVGDTLTLSNKPANNILPGFKKIKPQVYASLFPINSNDYILFCDALGKLSLNDTSLFYESESSNSLGHGFRCGFLGLLHMEIVKERLKREYNLELITTIPTVLYQIKTIDKKVIYISSLSKFPILKNIYEISEPIARCKIIMPKKFLGKIITLCIEKRGILVDIIYHNLQVILICNIPMIEIIFNFFDYLKSTSHGYASLDYQFKYFQVSDIVRVDILINHNYVDALGIIMHRKNSQNFGFKIVEKIKKLIPRQQFDIIIQAAIGTNVIARATIKQVRKNVISKCYGGDISRKKKLLQKQKDGKKRMKQLGNIKLPSEIFLSIFNINKNSNK; encoded by the coding sequence ATGAAATATATCAGAAATTTCTCTATTATTGCTCATGTTGATCATGGTAAATCTACATTGTCAGATCGTATTATTCAAATTTGTGGAGGATTAACTGAGCGTGAGATGTCTACACAAGTATTAGATTCAATGGAATTAGAACGCGAACGTGGAATTACTATTAAAGCACAAAGTGTAACATTAAATTATCAAGCATTAAATGGTCATATTTATCAATTAAATTTTATTGATACTCCAGGTCATGTTGATTTTTCATATGAAGTTTCTCGTTCACTTGCTGCTTGTGAAGGTGTATTATTATTAATAGATGCAACACAGGGTATAGAAGCTCAAACATTATCAAATTATTATCTTGCATTAGATATGAATTTAAGAATAATACCAATATTAAATAAAATAGATTTATCTACTGCTGATCCTGATCGTGTTTCAAAAGAAATTAAAAATGTTATGAATATAGAAAATAATCATATTATACGTTGTTCAGCTAAAACTGGTGTTGGTGTATCTGAAGTATTAGAATGTTTAATATGTAATATTTTACCACCTACAGGTGACCCTAAAGCATCATTACAAGCATTAATTATTGATTCTTGGTTTGATAAATATTTAGGTGTAGTTTCGTTAGTTTGCATAAAAAATGGTACTTTATGTAAAGGTGATAAAGTAAAAGTAATGAGTACTAATCAAATTTATAATGTTGATTATTTAGGTTTGTTTACTCCAAAACGTATAAATTGTAATAGATTAAATTGTGGACAAGTAGGTTGGTTGATTTGTGGTATTAAAGATATATTTGGAGCCCCAGTAGGTGATACTTTAACTTTATCAAATAAACCTGCAAATAATATTTTGCCTGGTTTTAAAAAAATAAAACCTCAAGTATATGCTAGTTTGTTTCCTATTAATTCTAATGATTATATATTATTTTGTGATGCATTAGGTAAATTAAGTCTTAATGATACTTCTTTATTTTATGAATCAGAGAGTTCAAATTCTTTAGGTCATGGATTTCGTTGTGGTTTTTTAGGTTTACTACATATGGAAATAGTTAAAGAACGTTTAAAACGTGAATATAATTTAGAATTAATCACTACGATACCAACAGTATTATATCAAATTAAAACTATAGATAAAAAAGTAATTTATATTAGTAGTTTATCTAAGTTTCCAATATTAAAAAATATTTATGAAATATCTGAACCAATAGCTAGATGTAAAATAATTATGCCAAAAAAATTTTTAGGTAAAATTATTACATTATGTATTGAAAAGCGTGGGATATTAGTAGATATAATTTATCATAATTTACAAGTAATTCTTATTTGTAATATTCCTATGATAGAAATAATTTTTAATTTTTTTGATTATTTAAAGTCAACTTCACATGGTTATGCATCATTAGATTATCAATTTAAATATTTTCAAGTTTCTGATATAGTACGTGTTGATATTTTAATTAATCATAATTATGTAGATGCATTAGGAATTATTATGCATCGTAAAAATTCTCAAAATTTTGGATTTAAAATAGTAGAAAAAATAAAAAAATTAATTCCACGTCAACAATTTGATATTATTATTCAAGCAGCTATAGGTACTAATGTTATTGCACGTGCTACGATAAAACAAGTACGTAAAAATGTTATTTCGAAATGTTATGGAGGTGATATAAGTCGAAAGAAAAAATTATTACAAAAACAAAAAGATGGAAAAAAACGTATGAAACAACTTGGAAATATAAAATTACCATCAGAAATTTTTTTATCTATTTTTAATATTAATAAAAATAGTAATAAATAA